Genomic window (Montipora foliosa isolate CH-2021 unplaced genomic scaffold, ASM3666993v2 scaffold_129, whole genome shotgun sequence):
tcatcaggggatttaatgagaataaactttaccatcgcttatatacaatatagtttgtctaatttatgcagtgcgaaattaagtttagttattgcgcaggagggctttgtttctgtggtggcaagaagacacgagttcattacgcttgtttagtgttgatagttcgggtcggcagatgattagaaatttttctttgaggcagaggttacatcttttgcttgagctgttgtacggcgagtgtgatgagagaatgcgccaggaaataaagtgttcgatgttgttgtctttgagggtccagatatgcttgctgagttcggtggagtttctgtgtttagcgtggcggaatgatgcggtgtaggactttaccgagacgatggactagctgtcactaacgccacacctagagacacagagaacatcaagaaagaaatacgccgcatctttaataataacggattacgcatcaccatagaagctaacaaacaaataatcaacttcctagacgtcacattcaaccttaaccgaagcacttatcaaccatttacaaagccgaatacttcactacaatacgttcaccgcgagagcaaccacccgccaatcaccacaaagaacattcctgccggcatcaacaaacgactgtcgtccttatcatctgacaaagcatcctttgaccaagccgcacccccttaccagaaagcactcgatgaaagtggataccactacaccctgcagtacgaaccagccaaagcaagcaaacggaaaaaccgacaacgcaacaacatcctctggtacaaccctccttttagcaaaaacaccagtaccaacatcggacacaaattcctcgccctagtagacaagcactttcccaaagatcacaagctaagaaaaatcttcaaccgaaacaccatcaagatcagttacagctgcatgaacaacaccaaacaaataatcgataaccataacaaacgcatcctaaccgcacctatacagattgatgacaccgccaccgccgccgccgctgccattgataacaacaagacatgcaactgccgacaaaagaatacatgcccgctcgacggaaactgcctgcaatcatctgtaatctaccaagccaccgttacacgtaaagacaacaacacaaccgaaacatacattggactcacagagaacgacttcaaaacgagatacagaaaccacaccgcatcattccgccacgctaaacacagaaactccaccgaactcagcaagcatatctggaccctcaaagacaacaacatcgaacactttatttcctggcgcattctctcatcacactcgccgtacaacagctcaagcaaaagatgtaacctctgcctcaaagaaaaatttctaatcatctgccgacccgaactatcaacactaaacaagcgtaatgaactcgtgtcttcttgccgccacagaaacaaagccctcctgcgcaataactaaacttaatttcgcactgcataaattagacaaactatattgtatataagcgatggtaaagtttattctcattaaatcccctgatgagtgggcgaccacgaaacaggcttgtagggatgaacttgtagtttatgtgtttttttcttcagtatatatatatatatatatatatatatatatatatatatatatatatatatatatatatatatcacaaCTGCTTCGCGTGTTAGAATCGGTAATAGGATTGGGTACATAACATGATCCAGTTGGCGTACTCTTCATGGTCCAAAGCTCACTCTTCAAACTAACGCAGGTAACATTTGAACGCTCACAAACATCATGGTGCACTAGCATTACAAAAGGGCTATCTGCTTATTTCTCGGTGGAGAATAAAAATCCCTTACAGCACATTTATTATTACTGAAGACTAGTTTAGTTGGGCGTACCAGACGAGGTTAAAGAATCAGTGGCCCGGGGAAAATAATACAGATTGACTGAGACAACGAACAGTGTGTCAAAAATAGGGTGTTGTTAGACGAATGCTGGTTTTTGAGTGTTCAGCTGAAGTTTAGTAAATTGAGTCCCATAGCTGTGGTatagtttgttttttctgtAAACCCTGCTTATCATACAATAACATGTAGTTCACTGAAATTTGGCATCATGTGACTAGAAAGCGGCTTGAACAATACTGGGTAGCATAACAACATCTCCTTTGGTTTGTCGTAAACTGATTTAATTGGATCAACAAAACCTCTCTCTCTTACAAATTATTCTCACTGAAGATCAGTTCGCTTTACCTTTTTGTCTCGATTGATTTCTTTCTCGTGTGTAACATTAACCTATTTCCGTTGTAATACTTAATAAAGGACACATGTAGGCGACACGCCTTGAAAAATGTCAATCTTTAGAACACGTTCTCTTATTTCGTAACGACATTGTACAAAATCACGACAGCTCATCTCAAAAACTCAATTTCTGCAATGACCCTATTTCGACAAAAGGAGACACTGAAATGTTCTGGCAGTAAAGTATTCTACTGTGAGTTTAGTGTTTGACTCTCACGCTCCATGATCACAATTTCTCACGCTCATGTAACCATAACTGCGTGATAGATTTCCAAAAAAAGGCGGAAGTTACAGTCTTTGAGAGGGCCGGAAAATATTCATGTTCTAACTGATGAACCATTCAAGTAAAACTGGTTAAACTGGTTCAACTGAAGGGTGCGGTTGTAGATCGCTGAAGCGATCATTTCACATTTTTCCTGCGACAACAGATAGGAGCTGTTATTTTATCCTTTGGAAGAGTTCTAGGTAGGTACGCTGGTATAAATTCCCTAATTAAAGATAGAAAATTAAAGATAGATCTTTAATGTTCTCATAGTTGTAGTCATACCTTTGTGAAAATACCCTACTAAGTTTCATTGAATATAACAGAAATTAGTCATCTACACGAAGAACACGAGTGCGATCACCGTCAACTTGTTCTATCTCAAATCACGTATTTTTGGACTCATTCAACCTTAACGTTCGCAGTGACTCTGGAACCAAAGAATGAGTTATTGTGCTTTATCTGGAGTCGTTTCGAGAAGTGGTTGCAACAGAATATTAAACAGACTAGATATATCGACTAATTTGTCGATAACTATAGATACTGGACGaacgtaagtaagtaagtaagtaagtaagtaagtaagtaagtaaatgaagtaagtaaataagtaagtgagtaagtaagtaataactttatttaaaaacggTAAATTCATCAGAAATACAATTATAAAATACTATGATAATAAATACAATACTAATAACTAAAACTATACAAATCTGTACTAAACATAACAACTCTGCtttacatgaatgccgtgtaaataaaaagtaaaaagctAATCAAAGACTAAGAAAAATGTTGACGGCAACCAATTCGAAACCCATTGAGAGTTTGTGCTTGCCGCAAATTGGGTGGTAGGCTGTTCCAAAGCACCGCACATTGGTAACCAAAACTGTTTTTTAGATAGTTTGTGCGGGGCAAAGGAACAGCGAGTTTGCCCACTGTGTCTCTCAGTTCGTATTGAGTTATATTACTCCTATCAGTAAAGATAGATTGCAAATAGGTAGGTACAAGACCGTTAAGAGATTTGTACACCAATACTGCTTCCTGTATTTGCCTTTGAGATTCCAGTCTTTTCCAGCCAAGCCGTTCAAAGAGAAGTCCTGCATTTGTGTCATAGCTGGAAAAGGCTAGAATACGCGCAGCGCggttctgcaatttttgcagtttgtcaGATAGCGTCTTATTACAGTGTCCCCAGACAAcactgcaataatcaaaatgaggctGTATTAAGGCATTGAAAACAGAATGCAGCGTgctttgtataggtaatcgcatggggccgagtaaaattaaggattaatatcacgcgtgttttcagaagttgctgaaattgcccgagtcgcgcagcgacgagggcaatttcagcaacttctgaaaacacaagtgatattaatccttaattttacgaggacccattgcgattacttgttaataacgaagagggcaaaattttcttaacactgttgaggcacctcgaaaaacagacagctaagcggagttaatcgttggctcggaagcaaaacaactgacaaacagacaagcaagtcaacttgttctttgcgtccaaaacgagtatagatgattgttatttacatccactcgagaggaaaatacgagtttcattcgtgaacaactgtaacaacgattaaaccaaatgttaagcttcaatttattttattcacctgtgctgtagaggtttttaccacttgcaaatacgcatccgtaaacatagcaaacagtttgtccaaagaaatccaccaaatttgaggtactcgttcctcctgtcaatggcaaattgttctgtgaccttttttgttgagctgcaagatgtcgtggtaagctgaaagcccttgacgaaaggaatcattttgtttttcaaccacacaatcacgctacgccgggcgccatgtaagtcgatccaagttttaagcttttcatgaaaaaaatcttttgcccttcttcttgtcactcgaaaattcaaattccagatcatcttttaaagctagttcttaatctttatgccttttcggcgaatgcagcgcgaattaaaagacaaacttcgatgaactcgaagttgttttgctcaaacagaagaaaccaactgaatgtggaagacgtacgttcagccaatcaggagcgagaatttttggccctcgaccaatcgtgagcgagtaattttgccctcttctcaagcaaaattaagaaaaaatgccctcttcattgaccaatcagcattcagtaattttgccctctttgttattagggGAACAAATCGTCTACACCTCTTTAAAGCTCCCAGGCCAGATGCAATTTTCTTAGCAATGGTCTCAATGTGCACATTCCAAGAGAGATTTTCGTCAATGTGCACACCAAGAGATTTAGTGCTAGAAACGTGCTTTATAGCTTTATCATCGATGGAAAGACTAGGGGATTTGTCGAAAGTACTTAACCTTTGTCTTGAACCGATTAACATAAATTCTGTTTTGCTAGCATTTAATGTTAATTTGTTCGCGATAAGCCATTCATTGACCTTAGCAAGAAAACCTCATTAATCGTGTCAACACAGTTACTGGCAAAGGTTAAAtgagtatcgtctgcatacatTCGAGGCTTTGAAATTGAGAGACAATTTGggagatcattaatataaattagaaACAGTAGTGGCCCTAAAATCGTTCCCTGTGGAATCCCACAAGTTAGTGACTGGCTGTTAGAGAGCGAACCATTTACGAAACATTTTTGTTTGCGATTATCCAAATAAGAACGAAACCAATAATAAGAAGTTCCTCGTACTCCATATTCATAtaatttagataaaagaatATGGTGATCGACAGTGTCAAACGCTTTTTTCAGATCCAAGAAAACTACTGCATTGACACTGCCTTTGTCAATATTGTAAGCCCAATCATTCGTAACCTCAAGCAAAGCGGTAACCGTAGAATGAAGGGAACGAAAACCAGATTGTTGATCTGATAACAACCCGTTTTTAGTGAGGTAATCGTAAATTTGATCGTATATAATTCGCTCGAAAACTTTCGCTACGACAGGTATAATTGAAATGGGGCGATAATTATTAAGATCAGAACGAGCAACCTGTTTAAAGAGTGGGATAACTTTACAGCATTTCCACTCATCGGGAAACACACCTGAATTTATTGAGCGATTAAAAATAGAACAAAGTGAATTGGCGATCAAGTCAGCACTTTCACGTAGCAGTCTTGCCGAAATCTTATCAAGGCCAGTTGCTTTAGATTTACAAAGTTTCGATAGTAACAAAGACACTTTTGAGGGGTTTATATTATTCAGTACAAAGCGCTCTTGAGTACCCTTAACATATTGCAAAAGGGATGAAGCATTTGTGCCCGATTTAATTTCATTCGCGAGTTTGGGACCAATGGTGGCGAAGTATTAAAGATTTCTGATAAGAGTTGAGGATTATAAATCGACTCACCCTCATTTTGGATCTCTTTGATATTAAGATTCGCGGTTTTCCTTGATGTGAGCTCATTTACAATACGCCAAGTTTGACGAGAATCCCCTTCGTTTTCATGCAGTGCATCCTTATAATAGGTTTCCTTAGCTAGTCTTATATCGATATTTAATTGGTTACGGGACTGCTCGAATCTAAGCCAATCGGAAGCATCTTTAGATTTTGATgcttttaatttaagaatgtCTCTGTCATGCATTCAGGTGTGGTCCATGGTGATCTCAACGCACGAGTGCGCTTAACTCGCAGTGGGGCATGTTTATAAACACATTGCAAAAACATTGCTTTCCAAGCATCCCACATTGCATTGGGGTCAACACAGTTTTCAATGTTGCTccaattttgatgaaaaatatcATAACGGAAGCCTGCAGAGTCAAAATTCTTAAATTTCCGATAATAAACTGTATTGTGGCCCTTATTAGAAAGATCAGTAGATATTTTACGAAAGGCGTAAACGAGGCTATGATCACTAATACCAATGTGAGAGACACCAAAGCAAACCACCCTATctggacaatttgtaaaaataacATCAATTAAACTAGACGACTTATCCGTAATGCGTGTAGGTTCAGATATTAGCTGGTGCATACCATATATATTTGCAATATTTAACACTGATTTGGTGTCATTGTCTGGCTTATGAGCATTAATATTACAATTCAGATCCCCCAAAACCCAATATTCCATATTTTCGGAATCCAATTCACCTATGAACGCTTCAAAAACCTAAATATGTCTACCAGCGAATTCGGAGGCCTGTACCAAGTGGAGGCAACAAAAGGCTTGGATCTAGGCTTCCTGATTTCTATGGTAACAGTTTCAAGTTCAGTAGAAAGATCTGAACGAATCGAAAAATTTATTGTCGAACGAACATAGAGGCATACCCCTCCTCCCGATATGCCTTTGAGATAGCGATCTCTACGTATTATTTCATATCCAGGGATATAAACTTCATTATCGTTCACTGTACTATCAAGCTTAGTTTCATTTATAGCTAACACATCAATTGAAAGGTCGGCAAGCAAAACTCTCAGTTCTTCAATATGAGCTAGCAAGCTATTGATATTCAACGAAGCAAGTTTAAAGCCGCGTTTAGACGGTAAAATTTCATACGTATCGAGGTTTTCGTGGTTTTCGATTGGGCCGA
Coding sequences:
- the LOC137986033 gene encoding uncharacterized protein, which produces MLIGSRQRLSTFDKSPSLSIDDKAIKHVSSTKSLGVHIDENLSWNVHIETIAKKIASGLGALKRCRRFVPLSTLHSVFNALIQPHFDYCSVVWGHCNKTLSDKLQKLQNRAARILAFSSYDTNAGLLFERLGWKRLESQRQIQEAVLVYKSLNGLVPTYLQSIFTDRSNITQYELRDTVGKLAVPLPRTNYLKNSFGYQCAVLWNSLPPNLRQAQTLNGFRIGCRQHFS